A portion of the Simkania negevensis Z genome contains these proteins:
- a CDS encoding leucine-rich repeat domain-containing protein: MFSVARVFSSLWSSSEPQATLDAPIARCPKAGLSCPSQGSILAQELQKMQGFLPAPDVKNFDRKNTTLNFDVQHLDASNLSSLYDSMASSFWFSRDVQDLYIQAKGPFSLAAPDFQGTKGKALCRCIKMAQLINKIAPEVMDRNLKEIWGKLEAQYQFPHFETPQEMREYLKTGDKHKEVTLLDLSRSDIEIIPPEVLQFPNLSQVILYDTKLGQFPHVLSAHSNLNLNNVQIEDLTFSKGTENAPSADSFSYRYHENMRVR; encoded by the coding sequence ATGTTTTCAGTCGCAAGAGTCTTTTCAAGCTTATGGTCTTCATCTGAACCTCAAGCAACACTAGATGCACCTATAGCAAGATGCCCCAAAGCTGGTCTCAGCTGCCCTAGTCAGGGCAGCATACTTGCTCAAGAGCTGCAAAAAATGCAGGGTTTTCTTCCTGCTCCTGATGTCAAAAACTTTGATCGTAAGAACACAACTTTAAATTTCGATGTTCAGCATCTTGATGCCTCAAATCTCAGCTCTCTTTATGACAGCATGGCATCTTCTTTCTGGTTTTCTCGAGATGTTCAAGATCTTTATATTCAAGCAAAAGGTCCGTTTTCTCTAGCTGCTCCTGATTTTCAAGGAACAAAAGGAAAAGCTCTCTGTCGTTGTATCAAAATGGCTCAACTGATTAACAAAATTGCTCCTGAAGTCATGGATCGTAATCTCAAGGAAATTTGGGGGAAATTAGAAGCACAATATCAATTCCCCCACTTTGAAACTCCACAAGAGATGCGCGAATATTTAAAGACTGGAGATAAACATAAAGAAGTGACCCTTCTTGATCTCTCTCGCTCTGATATTGAAATTATTCCCCCGGAAGTGCTTCAATTTCCCAATCTTTCTCAAGTCATTTTGTACGATACAAAACTTGGGCAATTTCCCCATGTTTTATCTGCCCATTCAAACCTAAATTTGAATAATGTGCAGATTGAAGACTTGACCTTCTCAAAGGGAACAGAAAATGCACCAAGCGCAGATTCATTTTCTTATCGTTATCATGAAAATATGAGAGTGAGGTAA
- a CDS encoding ROK family protein, producing MHLVGVDIGGTKVSVCLGDGEGNIIDHKRVMTATLGDPTTGLPKIVELIGHLLRDNNLEIHEIKAIGLAVPGPISYKMGMMLTPPNMPTWVNVPVREYFREAFEKPVFLNNDANAGVLAEWEFGAAKHLDNLVYLTMSTGMGGGIIAQGKLLQGETDTAGEVGHFVLDPKGPKCPCGQRGCFEVFCGGANLARRTQEEIKQKKIQTAILDAAEGEVEKIDMKCIAAAVKNDDLYALEIWEGFIERLAQGIGILLMTLNPDAIILGTIASHTHELVMSPLKRALAKYAWMMPLEYCRIEESKLSDRISKLAPLALAIEGLRNVET from the coding sequence ATGCATTTAGTAGGTGTCGATATTGGCGGGACCAAGGTGTCAGTTTGTTTGGGGGATGGGGAAGGGAATATCATTGACCACAAGCGGGTGATGACAGCTACGCTCGGAGACCCCACAACAGGTCTTCCTAAAATTGTCGAGCTTATCGGCCATCTTTTAAGAGACAATAACCTTGAGATTCACGAAATCAAAGCCATCGGCTTGGCTGTGCCAGGACCTATTTCATACAAAATGGGAATGATGCTCACTCCCCCCAATATGCCAACTTGGGTGAATGTTCCTGTTCGTGAATACTTTAGAGAAGCTTTCGAGAAGCCGGTCTTTCTCAATAATGATGCAAATGCAGGAGTTCTTGCAGAATGGGAGTTTGGAGCGGCAAAACATCTAGACAACTTGGTTTATCTGACCATGAGTACTGGGATGGGAGGAGGAATTATTGCGCAGGGAAAACTGCTTCAGGGTGAAACCGACACAGCAGGTGAGGTCGGGCATTTTGTTTTAGATCCCAAAGGGCCTAAGTGTCCATGTGGACAACGGGGATGTTTTGAAGTGTTTTGTGGGGGAGCAAATCTTGCTCGTCGGACCCAAGAAGAAATCAAGCAAAAGAAGATTCAAACGGCAATCTTGGATGCTGCGGAAGGGGAAGTTGAAAAAATAGACATGAAGTGCATTGCAGCAGCAGTCAAAAATGATGATCTCTATGCTCTAGAGATCTGGGAAGGGTTCATCGAGCGTCTTGCCCAAGGGATTGGAATTTTACTCATGACACTCAACCCCGATGCGATCATACTAGGAACGATTGCATCACATACGCATGAACTAGTCATGTCGCCACTCAAACGGGCGCTTGCAAAGTATGCGTGGATGATGCCCCTTGAGTATTGCCGTATTGAAGAGAGCAAGCTCAGTGATCGAATTAGTAAATTAGCTCCTCTAGCTCTTGCAATCGAAGGGCTAAGGAATGTAGAAACGTAA
- a CDS encoding pentapeptide repeat-containing protein → MRYVGFFILFLAMLVGGCASHDITKAEKGQRHLQNVNLTNADLGNLDLKNVNLSNSNLRSANLTQTNLTGATLVNVNFQGAFLQKAILTNANCQGADFLNANLEYAKFNGADVNQARFNGANVKQADFRGVTGLSDVLKANFKSKGAIVD, encoded by the coding sequence GTGCGCTATGTTGGTTTTTTCATACTTTTTTTGGCTATGTTAGTCGGGGGATGTGCAAGTCACGACATTACAAAAGCCGAAAAAGGCCAGCGCCATTTACAAAATGTCAACTTGACAAACGCTGATCTTGGGAATCTGGATTTGAAAAATGTCAACTTAAGCAATTCAAACTTAAGAAGTGCAAATCTAACCCAAACGAATCTGACGGGCGCGACTCTTGTGAACGTCAACTTTCAGGGAGCGTTTTTACAAAAGGCTATTTTGACTAACGCCAATTGTCAGGGAGCAGATTTTCTCAATGCAAATTTGGAATATGCAAAGTTTAATGGAGCGGATGTCAATCAAGCTCGGTTCAATGGGGCGAACGTGAAGCAGGCAGATTTTCGGGGCGTCACAGGGTTATCAGATGTCCTGAAAGCCAATTTCAAGAGTAAGGGAGCAATCGTGGACTGA
- a CDS encoding CCA tRNA nucleotidyltransferase produces MPTFHIAIKIVEKLYQEGYTSYFAGGWVRDFLMHRASDDIDIATEASVEEVQRIFPKTIPVGVNFGIVIVVEEGHHFEVATFRKDQGYRDGRRPIAVESADDKQDAERRDFTINGMFYDPLKQEVIDYVEGKKDIEKGIIRAIGNPHERFLEDRLRMIRAVRYASRFHFSIEAETLKAILDHADALFPAVAIERVWNEFCKMAAYPHFDMALITLHRLSLLPVIFPQLKDIPTEEIKGRLQALPYFPDDVPVIAKIFELFPSISLQEKEDLVAYLKLSNEEREFVRFFHSADAVLIKNSAEDYEWAHLYAHRFFPPCLKIHATHLPLDERQNFLQEHHLRAQMLKSPIQRIQNKNPYLTSQHLREAGVPNGVKMGELLKTGERLAVNEKIEDPAQIIERLKELNEL; encoded by the coding sequence ATGCCGACATTTCACATCGCAATTAAAATCGTCGAAAAGCTGTATCAAGAGGGGTACACCTCCTATTTCGCAGGCGGGTGGGTTCGAGATTTCCTCATGCATCGAGCATCAGATGATATCGATATCGCCACAGAGGCCTCTGTTGAAGAAGTGCAACGGATCTTTCCAAAAACCATTCCCGTTGGTGTGAACTTTGGCATCGTGATTGTCGTTGAAGAGGGACATCATTTTGAAGTCGCAACATTTCGTAAAGACCAAGGTTACCGGGATGGAAGACGGCCCATTGCTGTCGAATCTGCCGATGACAAGCAAGATGCAGAGCGACGCGATTTTACGATCAACGGCATGTTTTACGATCCGCTCAAGCAAGAAGTCATCGATTACGTCGAAGGAAAAAAAGACATCGAAAAAGGGATCATTCGCGCCATTGGCAATCCTCATGAACGATTTTTAGAAGACCGGCTCCGCATGATCCGTGCCGTCCGTTACGCAAGTCGTTTTCATTTTTCTATCGAAGCTGAAACGCTAAAAGCTATCTTAGATCATGCTGATGCCCTTTTTCCTGCTGTTGCCATTGAGCGGGTCTGGAATGAATTTTGCAAAATGGCCGCTTATCCTCATTTCGACATGGCTCTTATCACCCTCCACCGATTAAGCCTCCTCCCTGTCATATTTCCCCAATTAAAGGACATCCCTACTGAAGAAATAAAGGGGCGCTTACAAGCTCTTCCCTATTTTCCTGATGACGTACCAGTCATTGCAAAAATCTTCGAACTTTTCCCTAGTATTTCCCTTCAGGAAAAAGAAGATCTCGTCGCTTACTTGAAGCTTTCGAACGAAGAGCGTGAGTTTGTCCGTTTTTTCCATTCGGCCGATGCTGTGCTGATAAAAAACAGCGCTGAAGATTATGAATGGGCTCATCTCTATGCTCATCGATTCTTCCCTCCGTGCCTAAAGATTCACGCCACTCATCTCCCTTTAGATGAGCGGCAAAACTTTTTGCAAGAGCACCACCTCCGAGCTCAAATGCTCAAAAGCCCCATTCAGCGGATCCAAAACAAAAATCCCTATCTCACCTCACAGCATCTGCGTGAAGCAGGGGTTCCAAATGGTGTAAAAATGGGTGAATTGCTCAAAACAGGTGAACGCCTAGCTGTCAACGAAAAGATCGAAGATCCAGCTCAAATCATCGAAAGACTAAAAGAACTCAACGAGCTGTAA
- a CDS encoding ankyrin repeat domain-containing protein, protein MLKQAHQFFLLFVLFFNTLIANGDWITPKFPDNPNRWGHIFKSTSGHFKNDTPENRAYIELAVESPDNKVGVKSSGVEIYLKTMPDGTQSWAEVWGGQIINGGKNNFPKIWVSDNSKNGGGFVTPKFTKYCPSDATFQGHLAVNKLRENFSYFSHTPQFGEVIKESRVLGVASRCGIILDLFDSFEEDENILFIPDGKDLLLTKGEIHQIMRDVARGVYVHNTLPFFSLHTNQNSIRYPVIPPCYRNTFVGYILGLLDYYMKGLAVGRAFDEEFIFEWGEIRNTNETYLAEHVLDFKELFRDDFEYRTFDDILLEICDGPLTSQAILNCFDISYRLIAFQNAIYQKGKTLSFDGGFDVVGIVKWDPTTPEETVLLEKLQLACDQMCEVIRQTLPKIPLCKKLLQGLKFANFLSYYYNTLKGVGKIPIFDRQFYLDETRKCPNVFPPVPLSQEYETPIDLYELFMLCKKEKLEDIHWFFKAKKPEKWVVDIAVDALYDALVVYFEQYMRDVSPEQIASLTVQLLDQCRSRYNTYKADITRLFHKLGVNGAPEAPGTVKSVLEKINTYLRDADAQEKQELLEYKNLTINWYQAPFHLCFNDSGVMFNRVNGSLKVLTGLSQRKAQVSGGCGSLVEDISTLDLVLCRQVSLLRFDLANPLTTPEGLYFLMPFETLEYEEIDEAQYIAAHQLYYPKKDYPFNDFVLKILASISSGDEALFNEVLRDIANWSFQDSLGASFVHYASEVEKPCFLEKLLQRGVNLEKRDDQGLSPMHYAARKGRRNQMQMLRCACPGLLEASAIDGETPLICAVQARNVTGVKTLLELGANPNHRTIDDLTPLLWAIYSGDEAIAMALLSDVRTDVHATWKLGVSAFELCIQQKLPKVLQYFLSIGISPNRKYRGDTPMHLAVESNWIEGVQILLDTRKVPHSAVNHQGETALELARRLGYDQIESLLRKR, encoded by the coding sequence ATGCTTAAACAGGCTCACCAATTTTTCCTCCTTTTTGTACTATTCTTCAATACTTTAATAGCTAATGGCGATTGGATTACTCCAAAATTCCCTGATAACCCGAATCGCTGGGGACATATTTTTAAAAGTACCTCTGGACATTTTAAAAATGATACGCCTGAAAATCGCGCTTATATTGAATTAGCAGTAGAAAGTCCTGATAACAAAGTAGGAGTGAAGAGCTCTGGAGTTGAGATCTACCTCAAAACTATGCCTGATGGGACTCAGTCCTGGGCAGAAGTTTGGGGTGGTCAAATCATAAATGGTGGCAAGAATAACTTCCCGAAGATTTGGGTATCTGACAATTCAAAAAATGGTGGAGGGTTTGTGACTCCGAAGTTTACGAAGTATTGCCCAAGTGATGCGACTTTTCAGGGGCACTTAGCAGTCAATAAGCTTCGAGAAAACTTTAGTTATTTCAGTCATACGCCTCAATTTGGAGAGGTTATTAAAGAAAGTAGAGTGCTAGGCGTTGCAAGTCGGTGTGGAATAATTTTAGACTTATTTGACTCTTTTGAAGAGGATGAAAACATTCTCTTTATTCCTGATGGGAAGGATTTACTGCTTACTAAAGGCGAAATACACCAAATCATGCGAGATGTAGCTCGTGGGGTTTATGTTCACAACACGTTACCTTTTTTCAGTTTACACACAAATCAAAACTCTATTCGTTACCCAGTAATTCCACCTTGCTATCGTAACACTTTCGTTGGCTATATCTTAGGATTATTGGACTATTACATGAAAGGGCTGGCGGTTGGAAGAGCATTTGATGAAGAGTTCATTTTTGAGTGGGGGGAGATTCGAAATACGAATGAAACCTATTTAGCAGAACATGTTTTGGATTTTAAAGAGCTGTTTCGTGATGACTTTGAATATCGAACCTTTGATGATATCTTATTGGAAATTTGTGATGGCCCTTTGACTTCTCAAGCCATCTTAAACTGCTTTGATATTTCTTACAGACTTATTGCTTTCCAGAATGCTATTTATCAGAAGGGAAAGACTTTAAGTTTTGATGGGGGCTTTGATGTTGTGGGTATTGTTAAATGGGATCCAACAACGCCTGAAGAAACGGTGCTTTTAGAAAAATTGCAACTGGCTTGTGATCAAATGTGTGAAGTCATTCGACAAACGTTGCCTAAGATTCCGCTATGTAAAAAGCTCCTTCAAGGGCTAAAGTTTGCGAATTTTTTGAGCTATTACTACAACACCTTAAAGGGTGTTGGAAAAATTCCTATTTTTGATCGTCAATTTTATCTCGATGAAACAAGAAAGTGTCCAAATGTTTTTCCTCCTGTTCCTCTTAGTCAGGAATATGAAACTCCCATCGACCTCTATGAGCTCTTTATGCTTTGTAAGAAGGAAAAACTTGAAGACATTCATTGGTTTTTCAAAGCAAAAAAGCCTGAAAAATGGGTCGTGGACATCGCTGTAGATGCACTTTACGACGCATTGGTGGTGTATTTTGAGCAGTATATGAGAGACGTATCTCCAGAGCAGATTGCATCACTAACGGTGCAATTGCTCGATCAATGCCGAAGTCGTTATAACACTTATAAAGCAGATATCACGCGTCTGTTTCATAAACTGGGAGTCAATGGAGCTCCAGAAGCCCCGGGAACTGTAAAATCAGTATTAGAAAAAATTAATACTTATCTACGTGATGCAGATGCTCAAGAAAAGCAAGAACTTCTTGAGTATAAAAACTTGACCATTAATTGGTATCAGGCACCTTTTCATTTATGCTTTAATGATTCTGGAGTCATGTTTAATAGAGTTAACGGTAGTTTAAAAGTGCTGACGGGACTAAGTCAAAGAAAGGCTCAGGTATCAGGAGGATGTGGCTCACTTGTAGAGGATATTTCTACATTAGACCTTGTACTTTGCCGGCAAGTTTCTTTACTCAGGTTTGATTTAGCAAACCCTCTTACAACGCCTGAAGGTTTATATTTTCTAATGCCTTTTGAAACTTTGGAATATGAGGAAATCGATGAAGCACAGTATATAGCAGCGCACCAACTTTATTATCCCAAAAAAGACTATCCGTTTAATGATTTTGTCTTAAAAATTTTGGCATCCATTTCCTCCGGTGATGAGGCTCTCTTCAATGAAGTCCTAAGAGATATAGCCAATTGGTCATTTCAAGATTCATTAGGTGCTAGTTTTGTTCATTATGCATCAGAAGTTGAAAAGCCATGTTTTCTTGAAAAGCTCTTGCAAAGAGGCGTTAACCTAGAAAAAAGGGATGATCAGGGGCTTAGCCCTATGCATTATGCAGCTCGTAAAGGAAGAAGGAATCAAATGCAGATGCTTAGATGCGCTTGCCCTGGTTTGCTTGAAGCTTCCGCAATAGATGGGGAGACTCCTTTGATTTGTGCAGTACAAGCGCGCAATGTAACAGGAGTCAAGACGTTGTTAGAACTAGGTGCAAATCCAAATCACAGGACCATCGATGATTTAACGCCACTATTATGGGCAATCTACTCAGGGGATGAAGCTATTGCAATGGCTCTTTTATCGGATGTAAGAACAGATGTGCATGCGACTTGGAAGTTGGGTGTTTCTGCTTTTGAGCTGTGTATTCAACAAAAACTTCCAAAAGTATTACAATATTTCCTTTCGATAGGGATAAGTCCAAATCGAAAATATAGAGGAGATACCCCGATGCATTTGGCTGTGGAATCTAATTGGATTGAAGGAGTTCAAATTTTACTTGATACTCGTAAAGTTCCGCATAGTGCTGTTAATCATCAAGGCGAAACAGCTCTAGAATTAGCTCGGAGATTGGGTTATGATCAAATTGAATCCTTACTCAGGAAACGTTAA
- a CDS encoding PP2C family protein-serine/threonine phosphatase produces MRGLSGSLAFRILLIETILLVIPLLIFAGLMYYEDSRLQAKDNRFTLQLILHGKGELIEEVMDRESDFLKYVNKVRPSQSKLQFLADRDLSTELFHLAKKDGKYICDEASLPELVGRDYSEIIPEEIVGNGALFGNSETNRFYFLQSFSQGEEIWVTGFSPKRLTDKLSIEKNVPYPTVISLLSDSGTVLLSTDTTWQKWHLPSAREKEEQFSFLGENYVGEFEKIPRSNLLLLVAAPRHTNFVDIPYFLAKMVILLLIILVIGGGATIWLTVRLGKPLRNLCAAMERIRLADMSARYIPDRMGFEINVVGTIFNAMIVSLNDFIYRIRKEKAAKEAFERELMIGQEVQNSILPKELPSFPGLDIAARFISAKEVGGDFYDFLVRPSQDGDRLFFAIADTAGKGIYACLYSLTVRSMLRSYGEIHEDLETITKETNNLFCLDTGDSGVFVTAWLAFYDEKTRELSFSNCGHFPAYLLRANGTIEKLTTEGMALGVEKFDEVQTSSVQLNSGDSLLLFTDGVVEAHNGEMKMFGEKQLMESFKKRKELKAKQIVDELIEEVAFFAGGSPQYDDLTLIVIKVD; encoded by the coding sequence ATGAGAGGATTGAGTGGATCTCTTGCGTTTCGCATTTTATTGATCGAAACGATTTTACTTGTGATTCCGCTGCTGATTTTTGCTGGGCTGATGTACTATGAGGATTCGCGGCTTCAGGCTAAGGATAACCGGTTTACTTTGCAGCTTATTCTACATGGGAAAGGAGAACTTATTGAAGAGGTGATGGATCGGGAAAGTGATTTTTTGAAATATGTCAACAAAGTTCGCCCTTCACAAAGTAAGCTTCAATTTCTTGCAGATCGAGATCTCTCAACAGAGCTATTTCACTTAGCAAAAAAAGATGGAAAGTACATTTGCGATGAGGCCTCTTTGCCTGAGCTGGTCGGGCGAGATTATTCTGAAATCATTCCAGAGGAGATAGTGGGAAATGGAGCACTTTTTGGGAATTCTGAAACCAATCGGTTCTATTTTTTGCAGTCTTTTTCCCAAGGAGAGGAGATTTGGGTGACAGGTTTTTCGCCTAAACGATTGACGGATAAACTCTCAATAGAGAAAAATGTTCCCTATCCGACAGTGATCTCTTTGCTTTCCGACAGTGGAACCGTCCTTTTATCGACAGATACGACCTGGCAAAAGTGGCATCTTCCCTCTGCTCGTGAAAAAGAAGAGCAATTTTCCTTTTTAGGAGAAAATTACGTAGGGGAGTTTGAGAAGATTCCTAGAAGTAACTTGCTTCTTCTCGTTGCCGCACCTAGGCATACAAACTTTGTGGACATTCCATATTTCTTGGCGAAGATGGTCATTTTGCTCTTGATCATTTTAGTGATCGGAGGCGGCGCAACAATTTGGCTCACGGTCCGTTTAGGGAAGCCACTGCGAAATCTATGCGCAGCAATGGAGAGGATACGCTTAGCCGATATGTCTGCGCGTTATATACCTGATCGGATGGGGTTTGAGATTAATGTTGTGGGAACGATTTTTAATGCGATGATCGTTTCTCTCAATGATTTTATTTATCGCATCAGAAAAGAAAAAGCAGCCAAAGAGGCATTTGAACGAGAGCTTATGATTGGCCAAGAAGTTCAAAATTCAATTTTACCCAAAGAGCTTCCATCATTCCCTGGGTTAGATATAGCTGCCCGGTTTATTTCCGCAAAAGAAGTGGGTGGAGACTTCTACGACTTTTTGGTGCGGCCATCACAAGACGGGGATCGGCTTTTTTTTGCGATTGCTGACACGGCTGGCAAAGGGATTTACGCGTGTCTCTATTCTTTAACCGTTCGCAGCATGCTTAGAAGTTATGGGGAAATACATGAGGACCTAGAAACCATTACCAAAGAGACCAATAATCTCTTTTGCCTCGATACAGGAGATAGTGGTGTTTTTGTAACCGCTTGGTTGGCATTTTATGATGAAAAAACAAGAGAACTCAGTTTTTCAAATTGTGGTCACTTCCCAGCATATTTGCTGCGAGCAAATGGGACGATAGAAAAGCTCACAACAGAAGGGATGGCGCTCGGTGTGGAAAAGTTTGATGAAGTGCAAACTTCCTCCGTGCAACTCAATAGCGGAGATTCTCTTCTTCTTTTCACAGATGGGGTGGTTGAAGCTCATAATGGTGAGATGAAAATGTTTGGGGAGAAGCAGCTCATGGAGTCATTTAAAAAGCGGAAAGAGCTTAAGGCTAAACAAATCGTCGATGAACTCATCGAAGAAGTGGCCTTTTTTGCTGGAGGGTCCCCCCAATATGATGATCTCACTTTGATCGTTATCAAAGTTGATTGA
- a CDS encoding patatin-like phospholipase family protein, protein MGKKILSFDGGGIRGVIPAYFLQKLEEVTGIRLAEKTDLLAGTSTGSIIAGALAVGMKSEEIVNFYLQKSQGIFSENHDIIDKFLGLKARFSSQNLYDALQSAFQSQSADPTIALSQLRQQIVIPAVNLDNVKLHRWEAVVMTNQTDVSLIDAMMRSSAAPTYFPSYQGYVDGGMAANDPSILAYASLEAREDVALLSFGTGYTESNIPKGEHWGALSWIIDLDPKSPATKTPLFTMLFDVQDELPGQTCQMLLGENYRRINLKLTESVGLDDAKKIPELIQDVEDYIAHNLKEWENTCEWVTSQFGER, encoded by the coding sequence ATGGGTAAAAAGATTCTATCATTTGATGGTGGAGGCATTCGGGGAGTGATTCCTGCCTACTTTTTGCAAAAACTAGAAGAGGTAACTGGAATCAGACTTGCTGAGAAAACCGATCTATTAGCGGGAACTTCAACTGGCTCTATCATTGCAGGGGCACTTGCTGTTGGAATGAAATCGGAAGAGATTGTCAATTTCTATTTGCAGAAGAGTCAGGGGATTTTTTCAGAGAATCACGACATCATTGACAAGTTCTTGGGTCTCAAAGCGCGGTTTTCCAGCCAAAATCTCTACGATGCTTTGCAAAGCGCTTTCCAGTCCCAATCGGCAGATCCAACGATTGCTTTAAGTCAATTACGTCAGCAAATTGTGATTCCAGCGGTCAACCTCGATAATGTGAAGCTACATCGCTGGGAAGCGGTTGTGATGACAAATCAAACAGATGTATCACTTATCGATGCCATGATGCGGTCCTCTGCGGCACCAACCTACTTTCCCTCTTACCAGGGATATGTTGATGGAGGAATGGCAGCAAATGATCCGTCAATTCTTGCTTATGCAAGCTTAGAAGCTCGGGAAGATGTGGCTCTCCTTTCGTTTGGGACAGGATATACGGAAAGTAACATTCCAAAAGGGGAGCATTGGGGAGCCCTGAGTTGGATCATTGATCTTGATCCAAAAAGCCCAGCAACCAAAACACCTCTTTTTACGATGCTCTTTGATGTACAAGATGAATTACCTGGGCAAACATGTCAGATGCTGCTTGGTGAAAATTACCGACGAATCAACCTGAAGTTAACTGAGTCTGTTGGTTTGGATGATGCAAAAAAAATACCTGAGCTCATTCAAGACGTTGAAGATTACATTGCGCACAATCTCAAAGAATGGGAAAACACCTGTGAGTGGGTGACATCACAGTTTGGTGAAAGATGA
- a CDS encoding TrmH family RNA methyltransferase, with product MDITSLQHPYVKHLVKLRINRKYRYEKNAIFIEGKKLLSELRLPLKTLIVREGEETSLQAATTYYVPSNVFEKISGVQAPEGIAAEIDMPPFADLSQKKRVLALDQINDPGNLGTLIRTALALGFDGVFLTENSVDPYNEKALRAAKGATFKIPLQIGDLETFARSFHLYIANLEGAPLPTVTFQTPAILLLGNEAQGISKEMQKNGISVTIPIMNQMESLNVAIAGSILMHAMLCQSSTTS from the coding sequence ATGGATATCACTAGTTTACAGCATCCTTACGTGAAACATCTCGTTAAGCTCCGCATAAATCGGAAGTATCGATACGAAAAAAATGCCATCTTTATTGAAGGAAAAAAACTCCTTTCTGAGCTGAGACTTCCTCTCAAAACACTCATCGTGCGCGAAGGGGAAGAGACCTCACTTCAAGCCGCAACTACCTATTATGTCCCCTCGAACGTGTTTGAAAAAATCTCAGGCGTTCAAGCTCCCGAAGGGATTGCTGCTGAAATCGATATGCCTCCCTTTGCCGACTTATCGCAAAAAAAGCGCGTTCTTGCCTTGGATCAGATAAACGATCCTGGAAATTTAGGAACACTGATTCGCACCGCACTCGCCCTAGGTTTTGACGGAGTCTTTCTCACTGAAAATTCTGTCGATCCTTACAATGAAAAAGCCTTGCGCGCTGCAAAAGGAGCCACCTTTAAAATCCCCCTTCAAATAGGTGATTTAGAAACTTTTGCAAGATCCTTTCACCTCTATATCGCCAACCTCGAAGGCGCCCCCTTGCCCACCGTCACTTTTCAAACTCCTGCCATCCTCCTTCTTGGCAATGAAGCTCAAGGGATCTCAAAGGAGATGCAGAAAAACGGCATCTCCGTTACCATTCCAATTATGAATCAAATGGAATCGCTCAATGTTGCCATTGCTGGCAGCATCTTGATGCACGCAATGTTATGCCAAAGTTCGACGACTTCTTAG
- the rsgA gene encoding ribosome small subunit-dependent GTPase A, translating to MPKFDDFLDYEENYFSQGQKRASRKERSLSRSKDRSKYKKSDQDKLKKQLQSEEPPLGANFLRGRVLSINSEMITVLSNHETFICTLKGVLKKERTRQKNLIAVGDWVHFEKKSIDSGAISHIEKRSSFLARADNLSRRKKQLLAVNIDQVFIVMSVCTPPFKPLLIDRYIIAAKKGNMHPIILINKVDLLDDPPPHIQPSEVEEEKRLLADFEKAYADLDIPILKLSVSTGHNLEKLKALMQNKASVFSGQSGVGKSSLINDVLGIDLAIGDVVQKTRKGSHTTTMAELLPIEGDGFCIDTPGIKSFGVWDITPEEISHFFSDFHPFESQCKFPNCTHLHEPDCAIKAALEEEKIHPLRYASYSTLMSEEPPKDWE from the coding sequence ATGCCAAAGTTCGACGACTTCTTAGATTACGAAGAGAATTACTTCTCTCAAGGACAAAAAAGAGCTAGCCGCAAAGAGCGGAGCCTCTCCCGCTCAAAGGACCGCTCGAAATATAAAAAAAGCGATCAAGATAAGCTCAAAAAACAGCTTCAATCCGAAGAGCCGCCACTCGGAGCAAACTTTCTTCGCGGCCGGGTCCTTTCGATCAATTCTGAAATGATCACCGTCCTTTCCAATCACGAAACCTTCATCTGCACCCTCAAAGGAGTCTTGAAAAAAGAGAGGACTCGTCAAAAAAACCTCATTGCTGTTGGAGATTGGGTCCACTTTGAGAAAAAAAGTATCGACTCTGGGGCCATTTCCCACATTGAAAAACGGTCTTCTTTTCTCGCCCGTGCTGACAATCTCTCTCGTCGTAAAAAGCAACTTCTTGCCGTCAACATCGACCAAGTTTTCATCGTCATGTCTGTGTGCACTCCCCCTTTCAAACCACTCCTCATAGACCGGTACATCATCGCTGCGAAAAAAGGAAATATGCACCCGATCATCCTCATCAATAAAGTCGACCTCCTCGACGACCCACCTCCACACATTCAACCTAGTGAAGTCGAAGAAGAAAAACGTCTTCTCGCCGACTTCGAAAAAGCTTACGCCGATCTTGACATTCCCATTCTCAAGCTGAGCGTCTCCACCGGACATAATCTCGAGAAGCTCAAAGCCCTCATGCAAAACAAAGCCTCCGTCTTTTCCGGCCAATCAGGTGTTGGCAAGTCCTCTCTTATCAACGATGTCTTAGGAATCGATCTCGCCATCGGCGACGTCGTGCAAAAAACGCGTAAAGGCTCGCACACCACCACCATGGCTGAGCTTCTTCCTATTGAAGGAGATGGCTTTTGTATCGACACTCCTGGAATCAAAAGTTTTGGTGTTTGGGACATCACCCCAGAAGAGATTTCCCACTTCTTTTCTGACTTTCACCCATTTGAAAGCCAATGTAAGTTTCCCAACTGCACCCATCTTCACGAGCCCGACTGCGCTATCAAAGCTGCGCTCGAAGAAGAAAAAATCCATCCCTTGCGCTACGCTTCCTATTCCACCCTCATGAGTGAAGAACCTCCTAAAGACTGGGAATAA